The following are encoded together in the Salvia hispanica cultivar TCC Black 2014 chromosome 6, UniMelb_Shisp_WGS_1.0, whole genome shotgun sequence genome:
- the LOC125192126 gene encoding protein BONZAI 1-like isoform X6 produces the protein MGNCCSDVAGGQSAVGGTNSSLAANASNEAVDAFFKSRGYNGLSSEIELSLSATDLRDRDVLSKSDPMAVLYIKGNDGSLRELGRTEVVLNSLSPKWIKKFSVTYQFEMVQNLVFRVYDVDTQFHGMDMKTLKLEEQQLLGEAICTLSKIATKLYRTVTIDLAREEVSTRKCGQLTVYAEESVTSKTTVELVLRCSDLESKDLFSKSDPFLVISKATEHGILVPICKTEVRKNDHEPKWNPIFLSIQQVGSKDSPLLIECFNFNSNGKHDLLGKVQKSLAELERLHSAGSVENLFIPMSVGQNHQRKVLKSQLIVDKYSETIQHTFLDYLAGGYELNFMVAVDFTASNGNPRLPDSLHYIDPSGRPNAYQRAILEVGGVVQFYDYDKKFPAWGFGARPIDGPVSHCFNLNGSSTYCEVEGIHGIMMAYTGALFNVSLAGPTLFGHVVTQAAQIASGSVARNERKYFVLLIITDGVITDLQETKDAFVMASDLPLSILIVGVGGADFKEMEILDADKGERLESSSGRVASRDIVQFVPFRDVQSGEDSVVRSLLAELPTQFLTYVRGRGFFPGTKSAESDLTDCTFRNVSSRGAEDGSGNAGFE, from the exons ATGGGAAATTGCTGCTCCGACGTCGCCGGCGGGCAGTCGGCGGTAGGAGGCACCAATTCTAGCTTAGCAGCTAACGCTTCCAACGAAGCAGTTGATGCCTTCTTCAAGTCTCGCGGCTACAATGGTCTCTCCTCTGAGATCGAG CTCTCTCTTTCTGCAACAGACTTACGTGATCGGGATGTGCTCTCCAAg AGTGATCCTATGGCGGTTCTGTATATCAAAGGAAATGATGGTTCGCTACGAGAGCTTGGTCGGACAGAAGTAGTTTTGAATTCATTGAGCCCCAAATGGATTAAGAAATTTTCTGTTACCTACCAATTCGAAATGGTGCAGAATTTGGT GTTCCGTGTCTATGATGTCGACACTCAATTTCATGGCATGGATATGAAG ACACTTAAGCTGGAGGAGCAGCAGCTTCTTGGTGAGGCTATTTGCACGCTATCTAAG aTCGCCACGAAACTGTACAGAACCGTAACCATAGATCTAGCACGTGAAGAAGTTTCTACTCGGAAATGTGGCCAGCTTACAGTTTATGCTGAAGAAAGTGTCACGTCAAAAACTACAGTAGAGTTGGTATTGCGATGTTCAGACTTGGAATCCAAGGATTTGTTCTCAAAAAGT gATCCGTTTCTTGTAATATCAAAAGCTACAGAGCATGGAATATTAGTTCCAATTTGTAAAACTGAAGTCCGGAAAAATGATCATGAACCAAAATGGAACCCAATTTTCCTGAGTATTCAGCAAGTAGGAAGCAAG GACAGCCCACTACTTATTGAGTGTTTTAATTTCAACAGCAATGGAAAGCATGATTTATTGGG AAAAGTTCAGAAGTCACTGGCAGAGTTGGAAAGGCTGCACTCTGCTGGCTCTGTAGAAAATTTGTTTATCCCAATGTCAGTTGGGCAAAATCACCAACGCAAG GTCTTAAAGAGTCAGTTGATTGTGGATAAGTATTCAGAGACCATCCAGCACACATTCCTCGATTACTTGGCTGGAGGCTATGAGCTGAATTTTATGGTTGCTGTTGATTTCACTG CTTCAAATGGTAATCCGCGCCTACCTGATTCATTGCACTATATTGATCCGTCAGGGCGGCCAAACGCATATCAGAGA GCAATTTTAGAAGTTGGGGGAGTTGTGCAGTTCTAcgattatgataaaaaatttcctGCTTGGGGGTTTGGAGCCCGGCCAATTGATGGTCCCGTATCCCATTGCTTTAACTTAAATGGCAGCAGTACCTATTGTGAG GTTGAAGGAATCCATGGAATTATGATGGCATATACAGGTGCTCTTTTTAATGTCTCATTAGCAGGACCAACATTATTTGGACATGTAGTTACGCAGGCTGCACAGATAGCAAGTGGATCGGTTGCGAGAAATGAGAGaaagtattttgttttgttgattatAACA GACGGGGTTATAACTGACCTCCAGGAAACAAAGGATGCCTTTGTTATGGCTTCTGATTTGCCATTGTCAATACTTATTGTCGGGGTTGGGGGAGCTGACTTCAAAGAAATGGAG ATATTGGATGCAGACAAAGGGGAGAGGCTCGAAAGTTCATCTGGACGGGTTGCATCACGTGACATTGTCCAGTTTGTTCCTTTCCGTGATGTACAAA GTGGAGAAGACTCTGTTGTTCGATCACTTCTCGCTGAATTACCAACACAGTTTTTGACTTATGTGCGAGGTCGAG GGTTCTTTCCGGGTACGAAGAGCGCAGAATCAGATCTTACAGATTGCACCTTCAGAAACGTCTCCAGCAG AGGTGCGGAAGATGGTTCAGGAAATGCAGGCTTTGAATAA
- the LOC125192126 gene encoding protein BONZAI 1-like isoform X7, protein MGNCCSDVAGGQSAVGGTNSSLAANASNEAVDAFFKSRGYNGLSSEIELSLSATDLRDRDVLSKSDPMAVLYIKGNDGSLRELGRTEVVLNSLSPKWIKKFSVTYQFEMVQNLVFRVYDVDTQFHGMDMKTLKLEEQQLLGEAICTLSKIATKLYRTVTIDLAREEVSTRKCGQLTVYAEESVTSKTTVELVLRCSDLESKDLFSKSDPFLVISKATEHGILVPICKTEVRKNDHEPKWNPIFLSIQQVGSKDSPLLIECFNFNSNGKHDLLGKVQKSLAELERLHSAGSVENLFIPMSVGQNHQRKVLKSQLIVDKYSETIQHTFLDYLAGGYELNFMVAVDFTASNGNPRLPDSLHYIDPSGRPNAYQRAILEVGGVVQFYDYDKKFPAWGFGARPIDGPVSHCFNLNGSSTYCEVEGIHGIMMAYTGALFNVSLAGPTLFGHVVTQAAQIASGSVARNERKYFVLLIITDGVITDLQETKDAFVMASDLPLSILIVGVGGADFKEMEILDADKGERLESSSGRVASRDIVQFVPFRDVQSGEDSVVRSLLAELPTQFLTYVRGRGHHFFLTIIVVLPTIGVEITLIASLDAGIDDCL, encoded by the exons ATGGGAAATTGCTGCTCCGACGTCGCCGGCGGGCAGTCGGCGGTAGGAGGCACCAATTCTAGCTTAGCAGCTAACGCTTCCAACGAAGCAGTTGATGCCTTCTTCAAGTCTCGCGGCTACAATGGTCTCTCCTCTGAGATCGAG CTCTCTCTTTCTGCAACAGACTTACGTGATCGGGATGTGCTCTCCAAg AGTGATCCTATGGCGGTTCTGTATATCAAAGGAAATGATGGTTCGCTACGAGAGCTTGGTCGGACAGAAGTAGTTTTGAATTCATTGAGCCCCAAATGGATTAAGAAATTTTCTGTTACCTACCAATTCGAAATGGTGCAGAATTTGGT GTTCCGTGTCTATGATGTCGACACTCAATTTCATGGCATGGATATGAAG ACACTTAAGCTGGAGGAGCAGCAGCTTCTTGGTGAGGCTATTTGCACGCTATCTAAG aTCGCCACGAAACTGTACAGAACCGTAACCATAGATCTAGCACGTGAAGAAGTTTCTACTCGGAAATGTGGCCAGCTTACAGTTTATGCTGAAGAAAGTGTCACGTCAAAAACTACAGTAGAGTTGGTATTGCGATGTTCAGACTTGGAATCCAAGGATTTGTTCTCAAAAAGT gATCCGTTTCTTGTAATATCAAAAGCTACAGAGCATGGAATATTAGTTCCAATTTGTAAAACTGAAGTCCGGAAAAATGATCATGAACCAAAATGGAACCCAATTTTCCTGAGTATTCAGCAAGTAGGAAGCAAG GACAGCCCACTACTTATTGAGTGTTTTAATTTCAACAGCAATGGAAAGCATGATTTATTGGG AAAAGTTCAGAAGTCACTGGCAGAGTTGGAAAGGCTGCACTCTGCTGGCTCTGTAGAAAATTTGTTTATCCCAATGTCAGTTGGGCAAAATCACCAACGCAAG GTCTTAAAGAGTCAGTTGATTGTGGATAAGTATTCAGAGACCATCCAGCACACATTCCTCGATTACTTGGCTGGAGGCTATGAGCTGAATTTTATGGTTGCTGTTGATTTCACTG CTTCAAATGGTAATCCGCGCCTACCTGATTCATTGCACTATATTGATCCGTCAGGGCGGCCAAACGCATATCAGAGA GCAATTTTAGAAGTTGGGGGAGTTGTGCAGTTCTAcgattatgataaaaaatttcctGCTTGGGGGTTTGGAGCCCGGCCAATTGATGGTCCCGTATCCCATTGCTTTAACTTAAATGGCAGCAGTACCTATTGTGAG GTTGAAGGAATCCATGGAATTATGATGGCATATACAGGTGCTCTTTTTAATGTCTCATTAGCAGGACCAACATTATTTGGACATGTAGTTACGCAGGCTGCACAGATAGCAAGTGGATCGGTTGCGAGAAATGAGAGaaagtattttgttttgttgattatAACA GACGGGGTTATAACTGACCTCCAGGAAACAAAGGATGCCTTTGTTATGGCTTCTGATTTGCCATTGTCAATACTTATTGTCGGGGTTGGGGGAGCTGACTTCAAAGAAATGGAG ATATTGGATGCAGACAAAGGGGAGAGGCTCGAAAGTTCATCTGGACGGGTTGCATCACGTGACATTGTCCAGTTTGTTCCTTTCCGTGATGTACAAA GTGGAGAAGACTCTGTTGTTCGATCACTTCTCGCTGAATTACCAACACAGTTTTTGACTTATGTGCGAGGTCGAG GACACCATTTCTTTTTAACCATCATCGTGGTTTTGCCTACGATTGGAGTAGAAATCACACTTATTGCATCGCTAGATGCCGGGATTGATGATTGCTTGTAA
- the LOC125192126 gene encoding protein BONZAI 1-like isoform X1: MGNCCSDVAGGQSAVGGTNSSLAANASNEAVDAFFKSRGYNGLSSEIELSLSATDLRDRDVLSKSDPMAVLYIKGNDGSLRELGRTEVVLNSLSPKWIKKFSVTYQFEMVQNLVFRVYDVDTQFHGMDMKTLKLEEQQLLGEAICTLSKIATKLYRTVTIDLAREEVSTRKCGQLTVYAEESVTSKTTVELVLRCSDLESKDLFSKSDPFLVISKATEHGILVPICKTEVRKNDHEPKWNPIFLSIQQVGSKDSPLLIECFNFNSNGKHDLLGKVQKSLAELERLHSAGSVENLFIPMSVGQNHQRKVLKSQLIVDKYSETIQHTFLDYLAGGYELNFMVAVDFTASNGNPRLPDSLHYIDPSGRPNAYQRAILEVGGVVQFYDYDKKFPAWGFGARPIDGPVSHCFNLNGSSTYCEVEGIHGIMMAYTGALFNVSLAGPTLFGHVVTQAAQIASGSVARNERKYFVLLIITDGVITDLQETKDAFVMASDLPLSILIVGVGGADFKEMEILDADKGERLESSSGRVASRDIVQFVPFRDVQSGEDSVVRSLLAELPTQFLTYVRGRGWFSYSWVTFIMDSLLLSNVYAHLDTNEKAEVRKAALNKVPEQIILSEVRKMVQEMQALNKKLEDTEAAIEDYFKPLDKEAEMIMKAQLEGEEKTMREMVATMQRQALLEKAEADAQAQEQALALSKNAKADKEDEEPETECVDKRAGMR, encoded by the exons ATGGGAAATTGCTGCTCCGACGTCGCCGGCGGGCAGTCGGCGGTAGGAGGCACCAATTCTAGCTTAGCAGCTAACGCTTCCAACGAAGCAGTTGATGCCTTCTTCAAGTCTCGCGGCTACAATGGTCTCTCCTCTGAGATCGAG CTCTCTCTTTCTGCAACAGACTTACGTGATCGGGATGTGCTCTCCAAg AGTGATCCTATGGCGGTTCTGTATATCAAAGGAAATGATGGTTCGCTACGAGAGCTTGGTCGGACAGAAGTAGTTTTGAATTCATTGAGCCCCAAATGGATTAAGAAATTTTCTGTTACCTACCAATTCGAAATGGTGCAGAATTTGGT GTTCCGTGTCTATGATGTCGACACTCAATTTCATGGCATGGATATGAAG ACACTTAAGCTGGAGGAGCAGCAGCTTCTTGGTGAGGCTATTTGCACGCTATCTAAG aTCGCCACGAAACTGTACAGAACCGTAACCATAGATCTAGCACGTGAAGAAGTTTCTACTCGGAAATGTGGCCAGCTTACAGTTTATGCTGAAGAAAGTGTCACGTCAAAAACTACAGTAGAGTTGGTATTGCGATGTTCAGACTTGGAATCCAAGGATTTGTTCTCAAAAAGT gATCCGTTTCTTGTAATATCAAAAGCTACAGAGCATGGAATATTAGTTCCAATTTGTAAAACTGAAGTCCGGAAAAATGATCATGAACCAAAATGGAACCCAATTTTCCTGAGTATTCAGCAAGTAGGAAGCAAG GACAGCCCACTACTTATTGAGTGTTTTAATTTCAACAGCAATGGAAAGCATGATTTATTGGG AAAAGTTCAGAAGTCACTGGCAGAGTTGGAAAGGCTGCACTCTGCTGGCTCTGTAGAAAATTTGTTTATCCCAATGTCAGTTGGGCAAAATCACCAACGCAAG GTCTTAAAGAGTCAGTTGATTGTGGATAAGTATTCAGAGACCATCCAGCACACATTCCTCGATTACTTGGCTGGAGGCTATGAGCTGAATTTTATGGTTGCTGTTGATTTCACTG CTTCAAATGGTAATCCGCGCCTACCTGATTCATTGCACTATATTGATCCGTCAGGGCGGCCAAACGCATATCAGAGA GCAATTTTAGAAGTTGGGGGAGTTGTGCAGTTCTAcgattatgataaaaaatttcctGCTTGGGGGTTTGGAGCCCGGCCAATTGATGGTCCCGTATCCCATTGCTTTAACTTAAATGGCAGCAGTACCTATTGTGAG GTTGAAGGAATCCATGGAATTATGATGGCATATACAGGTGCTCTTTTTAATGTCTCATTAGCAGGACCAACATTATTTGGACATGTAGTTACGCAGGCTGCACAGATAGCAAGTGGATCGGTTGCGAGAAATGAGAGaaagtattttgttttgttgattatAACA GACGGGGTTATAACTGACCTCCAGGAAACAAAGGATGCCTTTGTTATGGCTTCTGATTTGCCATTGTCAATACTTATTGTCGGGGTTGGGGGAGCTGACTTCAAAGAAATGGAG ATATTGGATGCAGACAAAGGGGAGAGGCTCGAAAGTTCATCTGGACGGGTTGCATCACGTGACATTGTCCAGTTTGTTCCTTTCCGTGATGTACAAA GTGGAGAAGACTCTGTTGTTCGATCACTTCTCGCTGAATTACCAACACAGTTTTTGACTTATGTGCGAGGTCGAG GGTGGTTCTCATATAGTTGGGTGACATTTATCATGGATTCCTTGCTCTTGAGTAATGTATATGCACATCTAGATACAAATGAAAAG GCAGAAGTAAGGAAAGCTGCTCTTAATAAGGTTCCTGaacaaattattttgtcaGAGGTGCGGAAGATGGTTCAGGAAATGCAGGCTTTGAATAAGAAGTTAGAGGACACG GAAGCAGCTATAGAGGATTACTTCAAGCCGCTTGACAAAGAAGCAGAGATGATTATGAAGGCTCAGCTTGAAGGAGAGGAAAAGACAATGAGAGAGATGGTGGCAACCATGCAAAGACAGGCTCTACTCGAGAAAGCTGAAGCAGATGCACAAGCGCAAGAACAAGCACTTGCACTTTCAAAGAATGCAAAAGCCGACAAAGAGGATGAGGAGCCAGAAACAGAATGCGTTGACAAAAGGGCTGGAATGCGATGA
- the LOC125192126 gene encoding protein BONZAI 1-like isoform X4, producing MPSSSLAATMVSPLRSSSLFLQQTYVIGMCSPRFRVYDVDTQFHGMDMKTLKLEEQQLLGEAICTLSKIATKLYRTVTIDLAREEVSTRKCGQLTVYAEESVTSKTTVELVLRCSDLESKDLFSKSDPFLVISKATEHGILVPICKTEVRKNDHEPKWNPIFLSIQQVGSKDSPLLIECFNFNSNGKHDLLGKVQKSLAELERLHSAGSVENLFIPMSVGQNHQRKVLKSQLIVDKYSETIQHTFLDYLAGGYELNFMVAVDFTASNGNPRLPDSLHYIDPSGRPNAYQRAILEVGGVVQFYDYDKKFPAWGFGARPIDGPVSHCFNLNGSSTYCEVEGIHGIMMAYTGALFNVSLAGPTLFGHVVTQAAQIASGSVARNERKYFVLLIITDGVITDLQETKDAFVMASDLPLSILIVGVGGADFKEMEILDADKGERLESSSGRVASRDIVQFVPFRDVQSGEDSVVRSLLAELPTQFLTYVRGRGWFSYSWVTFIMDSLLLSNVYAHLDTNEKAEVRKAALNKVPEQIILSEVRKMVQEMQALNKKLEDTEAAIEDYFKPLDKEAEMIMKAQLEGEEKTMREMVATMQRQALLEKAEADAQAQEQALALSKNAKADKEDEEPETECVDKRAGMR from the exons ATGCCTTCTTCAAGTCTCGCGGCTACAATGGTCTCTCCTCTGAGATCGAG CTCTCTCTTTCTGCAACAGACTTACGTGATCGGGATGTGCTCTCCAAg GTTCCGTGTCTATGATGTCGACACTCAATTTCATGGCATGGATATGAAG ACACTTAAGCTGGAGGAGCAGCAGCTTCTTGGTGAGGCTATTTGCACGCTATCTAAG aTCGCCACGAAACTGTACAGAACCGTAACCATAGATCTAGCACGTGAAGAAGTTTCTACTCGGAAATGTGGCCAGCTTACAGTTTATGCTGAAGAAAGTGTCACGTCAAAAACTACAGTAGAGTTGGTATTGCGATGTTCAGACTTGGAATCCAAGGATTTGTTCTCAAAAAGT gATCCGTTTCTTGTAATATCAAAAGCTACAGAGCATGGAATATTAGTTCCAATTTGTAAAACTGAAGTCCGGAAAAATGATCATGAACCAAAATGGAACCCAATTTTCCTGAGTATTCAGCAAGTAGGAAGCAAG GACAGCCCACTACTTATTGAGTGTTTTAATTTCAACAGCAATGGAAAGCATGATTTATTGGG AAAAGTTCAGAAGTCACTGGCAGAGTTGGAAAGGCTGCACTCTGCTGGCTCTGTAGAAAATTTGTTTATCCCAATGTCAGTTGGGCAAAATCACCAACGCAAG GTCTTAAAGAGTCAGTTGATTGTGGATAAGTATTCAGAGACCATCCAGCACACATTCCTCGATTACTTGGCTGGAGGCTATGAGCTGAATTTTATGGTTGCTGTTGATTTCACTG CTTCAAATGGTAATCCGCGCCTACCTGATTCATTGCACTATATTGATCCGTCAGGGCGGCCAAACGCATATCAGAGA GCAATTTTAGAAGTTGGGGGAGTTGTGCAGTTCTAcgattatgataaaaaatttcctGCTTGGGGGTTTGGAGCCCGGCCAATTGATGGTCCCGTATCCCATTGCTTTAACTTAAATGGCAGCAGTACCTATTGTGAG GTTGAAGGAATCCATGGAATTATGATGGCATATACAGGTGCTCTTTTTAATGTCTCATTAGCAGGACCAACATTATTTGGACATGTAGTTACGCAGGCTGCACAGATAGCAAGTGGATCGGTTGCGAGAAATGAGAGaaagtattttgttttgttgattatAACA GACGGGGTTATAACTGACCTCCAGGAAACAAAGGATGCCTTTGTTATGGCTTCTGATTTGCCATTGTCAATACTTATTGTCGGGGTTGGGGGAGCTGACTTCAAAGAAATGGAG ATATTGGATGCAGACAAAGGGGAGAGGCTCGAAAGTTCATCTGGACGGGTTGCATCACGTGACATTGTCCAGTTTGTTCCTTTCCGTGATGTACAAA GTGGAGAAGACTCTGTTGTTCGATCACTTCTCGCTGAATTACCAACACAGTTTTTGACTTATGTGCGAGGTCGAG GGTGGTTCTCATATAGTTGGGTGACATTTATCATGGATTCCTTGCTCTTGAGTAATGTATATGCACATCTAGATACAAATGAAAAG GCAGAAGTAAGGAAAGCTGCTCTTAATAAGGTTCCTGaacaaattattttgtcaGAGGTGCGGAAGATGGTTCAGGAAATGCAGGCTTTGAATAAGAAGTTAGAGGACACG GAAGCAGCTATAGAGGATTACTTCAAGCCGCTTGACAAAGAAGCAGAGATGATTATGAAGGCTCAGCTTGAAGGAGAGGAAAAGACAATGAGAGAGATGGTGGCAACCATGCAAAGACAGGCTCTACTCGAGAAAGCTGAAGCAGATGCACAAGCGCAAGAACAAGCACTTGCACTTTCAAAGAATGCAAAAGCCGACAAAGAGGATGAGGAGCCAGAAACAGAATGCGTTGACAAAAGGGCTGGAATGCGATGA
- the LOC125192126 gene encoding protein BONZAI 1-like isoform X2, producing the protein MGNCCSDVAGGQSAVGGTNSSLAANASNEAVDAFFKSRGYNGLSSEIELSLSATDLRDRDVLSKSDPMAVLYIKGNDGSLRELGRTEVVLNSLSPKWIKKFSVTYQFEMVQNLVFRVYDVDTQFHGMDMKTLKLEEQQLLGEAICTLSKIATKLYRTVTIDLAREEVSTRKCGQLTVYAEESVTSKTTVELVLRCSDLESKDLFSKSDPFLVISKATEHGILVPICKTEVRKNDHEPKWNPIFLSIQQVGSKDSPLLIECFNFNSNGKHDLLGKVQKSLAELERLHSAGSVENLFIPMSVGQNHQRKVLKSQLIVDKYSETIQHTFLDYLAGGYELNFMVAVDFTASNGNPRLPDSLHYIDPSGRPNAYQRAILEVGGVVQFYDYDKKFPAWGFGARPIDGPVSHCFNLNGSSTYCEVEGIHGIMMAYTGALFNVSLAGPTLFGHVVTQAAQIASGSVARNERKYFVLLIITDGVITDLQETKDAFVMASDLPLSILIVGVGGADFKEMEILDADKGERLESSSGRVASRDIVQFVPFRDVQSGEDSVVRSLLAELPTQFLTYVRGREVRKMVQEMQALNKKLEDTEAAIEDYFKPLDKEAEMIMKAQLEGEEKTMREMVATMQRQALLEKAEADAQAQEQALALSKNAKADKEDEEPETECVDKRAGMR; encoded by the exons ATGGGAAATTGCTGCTCCGACGTCGCCGGCGGGCAGTCGGCGGTAGGAGGCACCAATTCTAGCTTAGCAGCTAACGCTTCCAACGAAGCAGTTGATGCCTTCTTCAAGTCTCGCGGCTACAATGGTCTCTCCTCTGAGATCGAG CTCTCTCTTTCTGCAACAGACTTACGTGATCGGGATGTGCTCTCCAAg AGTGATCCTATGGCGGTTCTGTATATCAAAGGAAATGATGGTTCGCTACGAGAGCTTGGTCGGACAGAAGTAGTTTTGAATTCATTGAGCCCCAAATGGATTAAGAAATTTTCTGTTACCTACCAATTCGAAATGGTGCAGAATTTGGT GTTCCGTGTCTATGATGTCGACACTCAATTTCATGGCATGGATATGAAG ACACTTAAGCTGGAGGAGCAGCAGCTTCTTGGTGAGGCTATTTGCACGCTATCTAAG aTCGCCACGAAACTGTACAGAACCGTAACCATAGATCTAGCACGTGAAGAAGTTTCTACTCGGAAATGTGGCCAGCTTACAGTTTATGCTGAAGAAAGTGTCACGTCAAAAACTACAGTAGAGTTGGTATTGCGATGTTCAGACTTGGAATCCAAGGATTTGTTCTCAAAAAGT gATCCGTTTCTTGTAATATCAAAAGCTACAGAGCATGGAATATTAGTTCCAATTTGTAAAACTGAAGTCCGGAAAAATGATCATGAACCAAAATGGAACCCAATTTTCCTGAGTATTCAGCAAGTAGGAAGCAAG GACAGCCCACTACTTATTGAGTGTTTTAATTTCAACAGCAATGGAAAGCATGATTTATTGGG AAAAGTTCAGAAGTCACTGGCAGAGTTGGAAAGGCTGCACTCTGCTGGCTCTGTAGAAAATTTGTTTATCCCAATGTCAGTTGGGCAAAATCACCAACGCAAG GTCTTAAAGAGTCAGTTGATTGTGGATAAGTATTCAGAGACCATCCAGCACACATTCCTCGATTACTTGGCTGGAGGCTATGAGCTGAATTTTATGGTTGCTGTTGATTTCACTG CTTCAAATGGTAATCCGCGCCTACCTGATTCATTGCACTATATTGATCCGTCAGGGCGGCCAAACGCATATCAGAGA GCAATTTTAGAAGTTGGGGGAGTTGTGCAGTTCTAcgattatgataaaaaatttcctGCTTGGGGGTTTGGAGCCCGGCCAATTGATGGTCCCGTATCCCATTGCTTTAACTTAAATGGCAGCAGTACCTATTGTGAG GTTGAAGGAATCCATGGAATTATGATGGCATATACAGGTGCTCTTTTTAATGTCTCATTAGCAGGACCAACATTATTTGGACATGTAGTTACGCAGGCTGCACAGATAGCAAGTGGATCGGTTGCGAGAAATGAGAGaaagtattttgttttgttgattatAACA GACGGGGTTATAACTGACCTCCAGGAAACAAAGGATGCCTTTGTTATGGCTTCTGATTTGCCATTGTCAATACTTATTGTCGGGGTTGGGGGAGCTGACTTCAAAGAAATGGAG ATATTGGATGCAGACAAAGGGGAGAGGCTCGAAAGTTCATCTGGACGGGTTGCATCACGTGACATTGTCCAGTTTGTTCCTTTCCGTGATGTACAAA GTGGAGAAGACTCTGTTGTTCGATCACTTCTCGCTGAATTACCAACACAGTTTTTGACTTATGTGCGAGGTCGAG AGGTGCGGAAGATGGTTCAGGAAATGCAGGCTTTGAATAAGAAGTTAGAGGACACG GAAGCAGCTATAGAGGATTACTTCAAGCCGCTTGACAAAGAAGCAGAGATGATTATGAAGGCTCAGCTTGAAGGAGAGGAAAAGACAATGAGAGAGATGGTGGCAACCATGCAAAGACAGGCTCTACTCGAGAAAGCTGAAGCAGATGCACAAGCGCAAGAACAAGCACTTGCACTTTCAAAGAATGCAAAAGCCGACAAAGAGGATGAGGAGCCAGAAACAGAATGCGTTGACAAAAGGGCTGGAATGCGATGA